CCAGTGTATAGTAGATTTRTTTCCATTAGGAGCTTCATCATAACAAGCACCAGGAGTAAAATGGAAGCTTCCCATAATCTTTTCATCAAACAAAGTATCTTTCATAGGTTTAGTTATATAAGGATTAACTCCAATAGCAAACTCRCCTATATATCTAGCTCCTTCATCTGTGTCAAATATTTTATTTATTCTTTCATTATCATTTGCARATGCATTTACTATTTTTCCATTTTTGAACTCTAATTTAATATTTTCGTAAGTAAAACCGTCGCTATATAATGAAGGTGTGTTGTATGATAAAACTCCATTAATAGAATCTCTCACAGGGGCAGTAAACACTTCGCCATCAGGTA
The genomic region above belongs to Brachyspira sp. SAP_772 and contains:
- a CDS encoding aminopeptidase; translation: NRQRPTMYPHVTEDLSFTVSNSDYSKMDKAMDNLVSLMNKTDKVKIIGEGTNLEFSIKNIPAIKCAGIMNIPDGEVFTAPVRDSINGVLSYNTPSLYSDGFTYENIKLEFKNGKIVNAXANDNERINKIFDTDEGARYIGEFAIGVNPYITKPMKDTLFDEKIMGSFHFTPGACYDEAPNGNKSTIHW